From a single Cyclobacterium marinum DSM 745 genomic region:
- a CDS encoding winged helix-turn-helix transcriptional regulator: MGENNYCPLNYTMDLIGTKWKPLVLFHLLGGPLRSGILQKNVPGISNKMFTQTVRALEKDGLIARRVYPEVPPKVEYYLTKRGKSLEGILRSLDKWGLEDAKAN; encoded by the coding sequence ATGGGAGAAAATAATTACTGTCCACTAAATTATACCATGGACTTAATAGGAACAAAATGGAAACCTTTGGTTTTATTTCACCTTTTAGGCGGGCCTTTAAGATCCGGAATCCTACAAAAAAATGTGCCGGGCATTTCAAATAAAATGTTTACCCAAACTGTGAGAGCCCTCGAAAAAGATGGGCTTATCGCTAGGAGAGTTTATCCGGAAGTTCCCCCAAAAGTAGAGTACTATTTAACAAAAAGAGGAAAATCCCTTGAGGGTATTTTAAGAAGTCTTGATAAATGGGGCTTAGAAGATGCCAAAGCGAATTGA
- a CDS encoding DsrE family protein codes for MKKILKSALLCLLIIFALQVSPSFGQGVKSSTGPVFDDFGPVYSIENTDFPVDTTQQFKAIFDVAKKQTDPSIQNSIISSLHRYYNMHVRSGVPPENIHLAFVLHGGSTKDALSSATYKEKYKVENPNKELIESLAEMGVGIYICGQSMSSRGYKKEDLLPQVKVGLSAMTVLTVYQMNNFALIKF; via the coding sequence ATGAAAAAAATACTTAAATCAGCCCTTTTGTGTTTATTAATAATATTTGCCTTGCAGGTTTCACCTTCCTTTGGACAAGGTGTTAAATCATCAACAGGACCCGTTTTTGATGATTTCGGGCCGGTTTATTCGATAGAAAATACTGATTTTCCCGTGGATACTACACAGCAATTTAAAGCGATTTTTGATGTAGCCAAGAAACAAACCGATCCTAGCATCCAAAATTCGATCATTTCAAGTTTGCATCGTTACTACAATATGCATGTTCGATCCGGGGTTCCGCCTGAAAATATTCATTTAGCCTTTGTCCTTCACGGAGGGTCTACGAAAGATGCTTTGTCTTCTGCTACTTATAAAGAAAAATATAAGGTAGAAAACCCTAATAAAGAATTGATTGAATCACTTGCTGAAATGGGTGTAGGAATCTATATATGTGGTCAATCCATGTCCTCTAGGGGGTACAAAAAGGAGGATTTATTGCCTCAAGTAAAAGTAGGCTTGTCTGCAATGACTGTATTGACGGTGTATCAGATGAATAATTTTGCCCTGATTAAATTTTAA
- a CDS encoding lactoylglutathione lyase family protein → MTTNKDYPKSFSHIGITVPDIKEAVKFYTEVMGWYVIMEPSTVKKEKDTAIGQMCIDVFGENWEEFEIAHLSTSDGIGVELFSFPQGVKEAPEFNPFNTGLFHFCIQDPNIETLIEKILSYGGKQRMPIREYYPNEKPFKMCYVEDPFGIVFEIYTHSYELTYSSGAYTK, encoded by the coding sequence ATGACTACAAATAAAGATTATCCAAAATCATTTTCACACATAGGAATTACTGTACCGGACATTAAAGAAGCTGTAAAGTTTTATACAGAGGTAATGGGTTGGTATGTGATAATGGAACCTTCAACAGTGAAAAAAGAGAAGGATACTGCTATTGGGCAGATGTGCATTGACGTTTTTGGAGAGAACTGGGAAGAATTTGAGATTGCTCACCTGTCAACTTCTGATGGTATTGGTGTTGAGCTGTTTTCTTTTCCTCAAGGAGTCAAAGAAGCACCGGAGTTTAATCCTTTTAATACCGGTCTTTTTCATTTTTGCATTCAAGATCCCAATATTGAGACACTAATTGAGAAAATTTTGTCGTATGGAGGAAAGCAAAGAATGCCGATTAGAGAATATTATCCGAATGAGAAACCTTTCAAAATGTGTTATGTGGAAGATCCTTTTGGAATTGTCTTTGAAATATATACCCACAGTTACGAATTGACCTACTCTTCAGGTGCCTACACGAAATAG